In Cryptomeria japonica chromosome 10, Sugi_1.0, whole genome shotgun sequence, a genomic segment contains:
- the LOC131859256 gene encoding uncharacterized protein LOC131859256, translated as MISATGVQVHQEKIRTILDWPPPRNLIDLRGFFGLCNYYRRFVRGFSQLGAMLIDLTKKGAFHSTKGAQQAFEKLKKSNVPKSHDVLQECQDILKALKENLQCAQNQQKIYVEKKHVEFHFEIGELKVGAVTYELALPTERRIHNVFHVSCLKKALGQQVTISENLAPLNEEGKLEMIPEVTLETRDRHLRNRTIREYLIKWKNLPLDDATWENEQVLQYLGLQLLVGKQHWAGEIVMFPN; from the exons ATGATCAGTGCTACAGGTGTGCAAGTTCATCAGGAAAAAATAAGAaccattttggattggccaccaccaCGAAATCTCATAGATTTACGAGGATTCTTCGGATTATGCAATTATTACAGAAGGTTTGTCAGAGGGTTTTCACAGCTAGGGGCAATGTTGATCgatcttaccaaaaagggggcattcCATTCAACAAAGGGGGCACAACAAGCATTTGAGAAACTGAAAAAG AGTAATGTTCCCAAATCTCATGACgtgcttcaggaatgccaagatatATTGAAAGCACTTAAGGAAAATTTGCAATGTGCTCAAAATCAACAGAAAATATATGTAGAGAAGAAGCATGTTGAATTTCACTTTGAAATTGGGGAATTG AAAGTTGGCGCAGTGACATATGAATTGGCTTTACCTACCGAAAGAAGAATACATAATGTATTCCATGTATCTTGCCTCAAAAAAGCTTTGGGTCAACAAGTGACAATATCAGAGAACTTAGCACCATTGAATGAAGAAGGGAAGCTAGAGATGATACCCGAAGTGACTTTGGAAACCAGAGACCGGCATTTGCGGAATAGGACAATCAGGGAATACCTCATTAAATGGAAGAATTTACCCTTGgatgatgctacttgggaaaatgaGCAGGTCCTTCAGTATCTTGGAttgcagttgcttgtgggcaagcaacattgGGCAGGGGAGATTGTAATGTTCCCCaattaa